A single genomic interval of Syntrophobotulus glycolicus DSM 8271 harbors:
- a CDS encoding phosphoadenylyl-sulfate reductase — translation MKRKRSGMELEIKALNNKYAQKSPEEFLGEIVERVGTAKIALASSLSIEDQVLTAMLLKTEPKARIFFIDTGRHFQKTYDLMEETMHRYHFHYEVYAPESKDLEEMVAGHGPNLFYESIELRKKCCELRKVKPLQRVLSTVDAWICGLRREQSPTREEVNLLEWDGNQAIYKVNPLAFWSEEKIWDYIRKENVPYSSLYDKGFRSIGCRPCTRAVKPGEDVRGGRWWWESPDKKECGLHIAQP, via the coding sequence GTGAAAAGGAAGAGATCGGGAATGGAATTGGAGATTAAAGCCCTAAACAATAAATATGCGCAAAAAAGTCCGGAAGAGTTCCTGGGAGAAATCGTAGAAAGAGTCGGAACGGCTAAGATTGCCCTGGCTTCCAGCCTTTCCATAGAGGACCAGGTCCTGACCGCCATGCTGCTCAAAACAGAACCGAAAGCCAGAATTTTCTTTATCGACACCGGCCGGCACTTTCAAAAGACCTATGATCTGATGGAAGAAACCATGCACAGGTACCACTTTCATTATGAAGTCTATGCTCCGGAGAGTAAGGATCTGGAAGAGATGGTGGCCGGGCATGGTCCCAATCTTTTTTATGAGAGCATAGAGCTGCGGAAAAAATGCTGTGAGCTGAGAAAGGTTAAGCCCCTGCAAAGGGTTCTGAGTACGGTAGACGCCTGGATCTGCGGCTTGCGCAGGGAACAGTCCCCGACCCGGGAGGAAGTCAATCTGCTGGAGTGGGACGGCAATCAGGCCATTTATAAAGTCAACCCTCTGGCTTTTTGGAGTGAAGAAAAGATCTGGGACTACATCAGGAAGGAAAATGTCCCTTACAGCAGCTTATATGACAAGGGATTCCGCAGTATTGGCTGCCGCCCCTGTACCAGGGCGGTCAAGCCGGGAGAAGATGTGCGCGGCGGCCGGTGGTGGTGGGAGAGCCCGGATAAGAAAGAATGCGGGCTGCATATTGCCCAGCCCTGA
- the cysD gene encoding sulfate adenylyltransferase subunit CysD → MNHLDKLEAQSVYILREAYREFKNICMLWSIGKDSTVLLWLARKAFFEHVPIPLVHIDTHYKIPEMIQYRDKLAHQWRLTMIYGENSEALREKRTFPDGKADRLACCQALKTEALKNTLSGEWPRYVMDLKTGKYIEDQNREKYTGVIVGVRADEEGSRSKERYFSPRDQENDWDVGDQPPEFWNQFKTDFAPGTHIRIHPLLDWTELNVWEYIEREKIPVTSLYFDQGSGKRYRSLGCYPCTLPVESTAQNVREIIEELQSGKFANIAERSGRAQDKDDGGLETLRRGGYM, encoded by the coding sequence ATGAATCATTTAGACAAGCTGGAAGCACAAAGCGTCTATATTCTGAGAGAAGCATACCGGGAATTCAAAAATATTTGTATGCTCTGGTCTATTGGCAAAGATAGCACAGTCCTTCTCTGGCTGGCCAGAAAAGCTTTCTTCGAACATGTTCCCATACCTCTGGTTCATATCGATACTCATTATAAAATTCCGGAAATGATTCAATACAGGGATAAGCTTGCTCATCAATGGCGGCTTACCATGATCTATGGAGAGAACAGTGAAGCTCTTCGGGAGAAAAGAACTTTTCCGGACGGCAAGGCGGACCGTCTGGCTTGCTGCCAGGCTTTAAAAACGGAAGCGCTGAAAAATACACTTTCCGGAGAATGGCCCAGATATGTGATGGATCTGAAGACCGGGAAATATATTGAAGACCAAAATAGGGAGAAATACACAGGGGTTATTGTAGGGGTAAGAGCAGATGAAGAGGGCAGCCGTTCCAAAGAAAGATATTTTTCTCCCCGGGATCAGGAAAATGATTGGGATGTCGGGGACCAGCCCCCGGAATTTTGGAACCAGTTCAAAACGGATTTTGCTCCCGGTACCCATATCAGAATTCACCCCCTGCTCGATTGGACAGAGCTGAATGTCTGGGAATATATCGAGAGAGAGAAAATCCCGGTAACCTCCCTGTATTTCGATCAGGGCAGCGGCAAAAGGTACCGCTCTCTGGGCTGTTACCCCTGCACCCTGCCGGTTGAGTCAACAGCCCAAAATGTAAGGGAAATCATTGAAGAATTACAAAGCGGCAAATTTGCCAACATCGCCGAAAGATCAGGACGCGCTCAGGATAAAGATGACGGCGGGCTTGAAACCTTGAGAAGAGGCGGGTATATGTAA